The following is a genomic window from bacterium.
CCGCCAGCGGCAGGATATCCTCGGGGCGCTCGCGCAGCGACGGCACCCGCAGGGGGACCACCTTGAGGCGGTAGTACAGGTCCTCCCGGAACGTCCCCTCGCGCACCATGGCCGCCAGGTCGCGATTGGTCGCGGAGATGACGCGCACGTCCACCGTGATGTCCTTGAGCCCACCCACCCGCCGGAAGGTCTGGCGTTCGAGGACGCGCAGCAGCTTCACCTGCAGGGTCGGGGCCATCTCGCCGATCTCGTCCAGGAACACCGTGCCGTGGTGGGCGAGTTCCAGCAGGCCCTGCTTCAGCTGCCCGGCGTCGGTGAAGGCGCCCTGCTCGTGCCCGAACAGCTCGCTCTCGAGCAGCTTCTCAGGCAGGGCGGCGCAGTTGATCTCCAGGAACGCCTTGCCGCTGCGCGGGGAGCTGGCGTGGATGAGGTTGGCCAGCACGTCCTTGCCGACGCCGGACTCGCCCTCGATCAGGATCGAGGTCCGCTCCCCCTGCGCGATCTTGCGGACCGTCGCGTAGATCTCCAGCATCGCGGGGGCCTCGCTCATCACCATCCCCGGCGTCCGGGCGAAGCCCTGCCCCCGGCGCCGCAGGGCGGCGAGTTCGGCGGCGTCCCGCGTCGCCTCGAGACCGCGGCGGATGGCCAGCTGCAGCTGTTCGACCTTGAACGGCTTGCGGATCACGTCGAACGCGCCGGCGCGCATGGCGTCGACCGCCGTCTCGAGGTCGATGTGCGCGCTCATGATGATCACGCACATCCGCGGGAACAGGGCGTGGATCTCCCGCAGGACCTCCAGGCCGTGGCGGTCGGGCAGGATCATGTCGAGCAGGACCAGGTCGGGGATCAGCTCGCGGACGGCCGACAGGGCCGTCTCGCCGTCGGCGGCCGTGCTGACGGTGTGGCCCTCGCTCGCGAGGGTCTGCCGCAGGAACTGCAGGATGGAGGCCTGGTCGTCGACCACGAGCAGCTGGGCGGACATCTCACCTCCGGCGGAATGCGGCGGGTCACGGCGCGAT
Proteins encoded in this region:
- a CDS encoding sigma-54 dependent transcriptional regulator: MSAQLLVVDDQASILQFLRQTLASEGHTVSTAADGETALSAVRELIPDLVLLDMILPDRHGLEVLREIHALFPRMCVIIMSAHIDLETAVDAMRAGAFDVIRKPFKVEQLQLAIRRGLEATRDAAELAALRRRGQGFARTPGMVMSEAPAMLEIYATVRKIAQGERTSILIEGESGVGKDVLANLIHASSPRSGKAFLEINCAALPEKLLESELFGHEQGAFTDAGQLKQGLLELAHHGTVFLDEIGEMAPTLQVKLLRVLERQTFRRVGGLKDITVDVRVISATNRDLAAMVREGTFREDLYYRLKVVPLRVPSLRERPEDILPLADHFLRIYALQFHKRPTGLAPDAVGALLAYDWPGNIRELRNVIERAVLLGEGEAIDSAQLNLTEAKSVAAPPGEELTALLGGPWPAEGLHLEETLARAEERCVRQALALAGGNQTRAAELLGMNRDKLRYRLKMYKISEEVREPASR